The following proteins are encoded in a genomic region of Arachis stenosperma cultivar V10309 chromosome 4, arast.V10309.gnm1.PFL2, whole genome shotgun sequence:
- the LOC130976415 gene encoding uncharacterized protein LOC130976415 — translation MGISLNNNNNGSVSPQHYHIHKAFLFSNYILLGAASSCIFLTLSLRLLPSLCGFFLILLHVFTIVGAVSGCAAVSAGISRWYSAHMIFTVLTAIFQGSVSVLVFTRTSDFLGQLKSYVREEDGSVILKLAGGLSILIFCLEWMVMTLAFFLKYYHYVEGENHHGGAIVAVRSNKVQNEEDLKDWPWPFQV, via the coding sequence ATGGGAATTTCAttgaacaacaacaacaatggttcAGTGTCTCCACAACACTACCACATCCACAAGGCCTTCCTTTTCAGCAACTACATCCTCTTAGGTGCAGCCTCCAGCTGCATCTTCCTCACTCTCTCCCTCAGGCTCCTACCTTCCCTTTGCGGCTTCTTCCTTATCCTCCTCCACGTCTTCACCATCGTCGGTGCCGTCTCCGGTTGCGCGGCCGTCTCGGCCGGCATCAGCCGATGGTACTCTGCCCACATGATCTTCACCGTCCTCACCGCCATATTCCAAGGCTCGGTTTCTGTCTTGGTCTTCACAAGAACTTCTGATTTTCTTGGACAGTTGAAATCTTATGTTAGAGAAGAGGATGGTTCTGTGATTCTCAAGTTGGCTGGTGGACTTAGCATCTTGATTTTCTGCTTGGAATGGATGGTTATGACTCTTGCATTTTTCCTCAAGTACTATCATTATGTTGAAGGTGAGAATCATCATGGTGGCGCCATTGTTGCTGTGAGGAGTAATAAGGTTCAGAATGAAGAGGATTTGAAGGATTGGCCATGGCCTTTCCAAGTTTAA
- the LOC130973420 gene encoding phosphoglycolate phosphatase 1A, chloroplastic-like produces the protein MLRIESVLTTRAVVTALPQTHKSNNSTLWFQSVPRSYKFCRNSLLLNNSKRKASYSSSNSSRMTSFTTRAAVQPLKNADELIDSVETFIFDCDGVIWKGDKLIEGVPETLDMLRSKGKRLVFVTNNSTKSRKQYGKKFETLGLDVSEEEIFASSFAAAAYLKSIDFPKDKKVYVIGEDGILKELELAGFQYLGGPEDGDKKIELKPGFLMEHDHDVGAVVVGFDRYFNYYKIQYGTLCIRENPGCLFIATNRDAVTHLTDAQEWAGGGSMVGALGGSTQREPLVVGKPSTFMMDYLANKFGIAKSQICMVGDRLDTDILFGQNGGCKTLLVLSGVTSLETLQSPNNSIQPDFYTNKISDFLSLKAAAV, from the exons ATGCTTAGGATTGAGAGTGTTCTAACTACCCGTGCGGTTGTAACTGCACTCCCACAAACTCATAAAAGTAATAATAGTACATTATGGTTCCAATCAGTCCCAAGAAGCTATAAATTCTGTCGTaattctttgttgttgaatAATTCTAAAAGGAAGGCCAGTTATTCTTCTTCTAACAGTTCAAGAATGACGAGTTTCACTACACGCGCTGCAGTACAACCTCTGAAAAATGCTGATGAGCTCATTGATTCCGTCGAGACTTTTATCTTCGATTGTGATG GAGTTATATGGAAAGGTGATAAATTGATAGAAGGAGTTCCTGAAACACTTGACATGCTTCGGTCAAAG GGAAAAAGGTTAGTTTTTGTCACCAATAACTCAACAAAGTCTAGGAAGCAATATGGAAAGAAGTTTGAAACACTAGGCTTGGATGTTAGCGAG GAGGAAATTTTTGCGTCGTCTTTTGCAGCTGCTGCATACCTGAAGTCCATTGATTTCCCAAAAGATAAAA AGGTTTATGTTATTGGAGAAGATGGCATTTTAAAAGAGCTTGAGCTTGCTGGATTTCAATATCTTGGTGGACCA GAAGACGGTGACAAAAAGATAGAGTTGAAGCCAGGGTTTTTAATGGAGCACGACCATGAT GTTGGTGCAGTGGTAGTTGGGTTTGATCGCTACTTCAACTACTACAAAATCCA GTATGGAACACTCTGTATTCGCGAAAACCCCGGGTGTCTCTTCATTGCTACGAATCGAGATGCTGTTACACATCTCACAGATGCTCAGGAATGGGCAG GTGGAGGCTCTATGGTTGGTGCTCTCGGCGGATCTACTCAACGTGAGCCTTTAGTTGTCGGAAAACCCTCAACTTTTATGATGGACTACTtagcaaacaa ATTCGGCATTGCAAAATCACAGATATGTATGGTTGGAGACAGATTGGACACTGACATATTGTTCGGGCAAAATGGCGGCTGCAAAACTCTTCTTGTACTCTCAGGGGTTACCTCGCTGGAGACTCTTCAAAGTCCTAACAATTCCATACAACCAGACTTTTACACCAACAAAATCTCTGATTTTCTCTCTCTCAAAGCTGCGGCGGTGTAA
- the LOC130973391 gene encoding sister chromatid cohesion 1 protein 4 gives MFYSQFILAKKGPLGTIWIAAHLERKLRKNQVADTDIGVSVDSILFPDVPIALRLSSHLLLGVVRIYSRKVNYLFDDCSEALLKIKQAFRSTAVDLPPEESTAPYHSITLPETFDLDDFELPDNDIFQGNYVDHHVSSREQITLQDTMEGVVYSNSQFGLDERFGDGDASQIGLDLDEVLLTDKAATLEHDDSNAGPQVSHQKDEVKEEIDDFPDAAEAEGPSTPGLEEPNLLGAQVDQVNNEAANDDLADFMSMKSQNDSVAHERENDIIDSSLQNNVKQNGEDFHHENSDSEMVDMDKEKEEQDHLEGMTTDQENLIPNNHGSGATANETVLPPSSHVTSDQENPSDRLLSKMDGPQEPESDGHLEDVPSLSKDEVLDDREFSKPEGNLSPVDEAKKSIVTSPVGSPSKPPDVDVEVQPSHELMAAEALNHDSHEAEHTESLLRPCSSHLTQPSPSHVEGEKCHETDVPDPALGYQEPIEPFVSEGNLDLGKSDEQLGSKTFSDKEESIEKSAASVMPEPEKLLSLPYQHDGEVTDMLLESTPDNQGVSDSHTGADRGKGISGKKRSFTESTLTMQSNDLLESYGGAQSKRSRETVPDDDDLLSSILVGRRSSVLKMKPSPAVPELASTKRFRNASATRPSVSKRKVLLDDTMVLHGDTIRQQLTNTEDIRRIRKKAPCTRHEIIMIQRQFLEDVIFSESIFTGWSPDLVVLQSGRVDFSGIKMIDDGLYSSVNEKTNDLESLSRTMAETHDAEGNVVPVSVQPQEVAEVQPNEISVLSENHQSEFNLGSHDIDAHEHFAKEPHGSQDAEMNNAGVNIEISEAENLGVAPGPGHESSSLTELVENNPVADKTNDLVDSIHSEMGIPSDQNLNTSILEEGLAEDKVNKSGVDAIEIAEHSMEVRTEVQTDGLEDNGLCAPLTAGPQEANEYPNNQASFNGDLPTEENCNKNEDQIAHDKDTLSGCIVGENTEVDRPEFALLVSDEKEGYLNDTEHPLYQEDAVQSTMWPETSAIKSPYVDHNEENVMIPDDTGFLNVDDDEMIDDDDDYVPEGGADLSGWSSRTRAVAKYLQILFEKDDLNGRQNIHLDNLLAGKTRKEASRMFFETLVLKTRDYVHVEQPKPFANINLKPRTKLMKSDF, from the exons ATGTTTTACTCTCAGTTTATTTTGGCGAAGAAGGGGCCACTTGGGACCATATGGATAGCTGCACATTTGGAGAGGAAGCTCAGAAAGAATCAAGTGGCTGATACTGATATTGGTGTCTCAGTTG ATTCAATTCTTTTTCCCGACGTACCAATCGCACTCCGTTTGTCTAGTCATCTTCTGCTTGGTGTCGTGAGGATATATTCGAGAAAGGTGAATTACCTTTTTGATGACTGCAGTGAGGCATTGCTTAAGATAAAGCAAGCTTTCCGCTCCACTGCAGTTGATTTGCCACCAGAAGAGTCCACTGCACCTTACCATTCTATCACCTTACCTGAGacgtttgatcttgatgattttgaACTACCAGATAATGACATATTTCAAGG CAACTATGTTGACCACCATGTCAGTAGTAGGGAGCAGATCACTCTACAAGATACCATGGAGGGTGTGGTTTATAGTAATTCACAGTTCGGATTAGATG AGCGGTTTGGTGATGGTGATGCTTCTCAAATTGGTTTAGACCTTGATGAG GTTTTGTTAACAGACAAAGCAGCTACTTTGGAGCATGATGACAGCAATGCTGGTCCTCAAGTGTCCCATCAAAAAGATGAAGTGAAAGAGGAG ATTGATGATTTCCCTGATGCTGCTGAAGCCGAAGGTCCATCTACTCCTGGACTTGAAGAGCCAAACTTGCTTGGTGCTCAGGTGGATCAGGTAAATAATGAAGCTGCTAATGATGATTTGGCAGACTTCATGTCAATGAAGAGCCAAAATGATTCTGTTGCACATGAAAGGGAGAATGATATAATTGATTCCTCCCTGCAAAATAATGTGAAACAAAATGGTGAAGATTTCCATCATGAAAATAGTGACAGCGAAATGGTTGACATGgacaaagaaaaagaggaaCAAGATCATTTGGAAGGCATGACAACAGATCAAGAAAATTTGATACCAAATAATCATGGTTCTGGAGCAACCGCAAATGAAACTGTTTTACCTCCTAGTTCTCATGTTACATCTGATCAAGAGAACCCCTCTGATAGACTTCTATCTAAAATGGATGGACCTCAAGAGCCAGAATCAGATGGCCATTTGGAGGATGTTCCCTCATTGTCAAAGGATGAAGTTCTGGATGACCGTGAATTTTCTAAGCCTGAGGGAAATTTGAGTCCTGTCGATGAAGCTAAAAAATCCATTGTGACAAGTCCTGTAGGATCACCTAGTAAACCTCCAGATGTTGATGTTGAAGTTCAGCCCTCCCACGAACTGATGGCAGCAGAGGCTTTAAACCATGATTCTCATGAAGCTGAGCACACTGAGTCACTCCTTCGGCCATGCAGCTCCCATTTGACCCAGCCTTCTCCGTCACATGTCGAAG GTGAGAAGTGTCATGAAACTGATGTTCCAGATCCTGCATTAGGTTACCAGGAACCTATAGAGCCATTTGTATCTGAAGGAAATCTGGATTTGGGGAAGTCAGATGAGCAACTTGGGAGCAAAACATTTAGTGATAAAGAAGAAAGCATAGAGAAATCTGCTGCTTCTGTGATGCCAGAGCCTGAGAAACTGCTCTCCCTTCCTTATCAACATGATGGTGAAGTAACTGATATGCTCTTGGAGTCTACTCCAGATAATCAGGGTGTATCTGACAGCCATACAGGTGCTGACAGAGGAAAAGGAATCTCAGGCAAAAAGCGCAGTTTTACAGAAAGTACTCTTACGATGCAAAGTAATGATTTGCTTGAATCATATGGTGGGGCTCAATCCAAGAGAAGTAGAGAGACTgtccctgatgatgatgatctaTTGTCTTCCATATTAG TTGGTAGACGATCTTCAGTATTAAAAATGAAACCCAGTCCAGCAGTCCCTGAGCTAGCATCAACCAAGCGCTTTCGTAATGCTTCTGCAACACGCCCTTCTGTTTCAAAACGGAAGGTGCTTTTGGATGATACAATGGTCTTGCATGGCGA TACAATACGGCAACAGTTGACAAATACTGAAGATATACGTCGCATAAGGAAGAAAGCTCCTTGCACCCGTCATGAGATTATAATGATTCAAAGACAATTTCTGGAGGATGTAATTTTCAGTGAATCAATATTTACAG GTTGGTCTCCTGATTTGGTGGTTTTGCAAAGCGGGAGGGTAGATTTCTCTGGTATCAAGATGATTGATGATGGTTTGTATAGTTCTGTCAATGAAAAAACAAACGATCTGGAGTCCCTTTCCAGAACAATGGCCGAAACTCATGACGCAGAAGGGAATGTTGTTCCAGTGAGTGTCCAACCCCAAGAAGTAGCAGAAGTGCAGCCTAATGAGATCTCTGTTTTGTCTGAGAACCACCAATCTGAATTTAACTTGGGATCTCATGATATTGATGCTCATGAACATTTTGCAAAGGAGCCTCATGGTTCTCAGGATGCTGAAATGAATAATGCCGGAGTAAATATTGAGATCTCTGAAGCCGAAAACTTAGGTGTTGCCCCTGGACCTGGGCATGAATCTTCATCCTTAACTGAACTTGTTGAAAACAACCCTGTTGCAGATAAAACCAATGATCTTGTTGATTCTATCCATTCGGAGATGGGCATCCCATCCGATCAGAATTTGAATACATCTATTCTAGAGGAAGGGCTTGCGGAGGATAAAGTCAATAAAAGTGGGGTAGATGCTATTGAAATTGCAGAACATAGTATGGAAGTTAGAACAGAAGTTCAAACAGATGGATTGGAAGACAATGGTTTATGTGCACCCTTGACTGCTGGTCCTCAGGAAGCCAATGAATATCCTAATAATCAGGCTTCCTTTAATGGAGACCTACCTACAGAAGAAAATTGTAATAAAAATGAGGATCAGATTGCCCATGACAAGGACACACTGTCTGGTTGTATAGTTGGTGAAAATACTGAAGTAGATCGTCCAGAGTTTGCACTGCTTGTTTCAGATGAGAAAGAGGGTTATCTGAATGATACAGAACATCCACTCTATCAAGAAGATGCAGTACAAAGTACAATGTGGCCCGAGACCTCAGCTATCAAGAGTCCTTATGTAGATCACAATGAA GAAAATGTCATGATTCCTGATGACACAG GATTTTTgaatgttgatgatgatgagatgattgatgatgatgatgattatgtaCCAGAAGGAGGAGCCGATCTTAGTGGATGGTCTTCCCGGACCAG GGCTGTTGCAAAGTATCTGCAGATCTTGTTTGAGAAGGATGATCTAAATGGAAGGCAGAATATTCATCTTGACAACTTATTAGCTGGTAAAACACGCAAGGAAGCATCAAGGATGTTTTTTGAAACCCTG GTTCTCAAGACAAGGGATTATGTTCATGTAGAGCAGCCGAAACCGTTTGCAAATATTAACTTAAAACCTCGAACAAAGCTCATGAAGTCGGATTTCTGA
- the LOC130975736 gene encoding uncharacterized protein LOC130975736: protein MASEESFLVLVHYRGSIKRKTRSGVKFTDKDPLCIIVTPTTTYDALVSSVLEKLGVEGVKRVKKFFYRIPTAVLHDTVKFDCFTIGSDEDLQVMFLSRRQFPEVRTPELLAKLVDVVYSSGGSNRNATTIAAVAGSSSRPAVASSSAPVYEPPMQPVASPSFAVDLSGNVGDEVRYGEHIPTEVHCPTPAGVGDGLFDDPDDDDVEPDMIADESGDDVGTTVPTRAIGGSSSGTQQYPPHFSSLDLDAMRQDDNDLQASGFGARDTEGSAGMNEFQVGQQFQDKDEALLSVKTYSIRRGVQYKVVESDYRRYVGKCSEFGNGCTWLIRLSLRQRKGIWEVKRYNGPHTCLASSISSDHRSLDYHVISTFVMPMVRADAGVNIKVLQNATAAHFGFRPTYRRVWMAKQKAVAVIYGDWDESYNELPRWVLGVQLTMPGTVAVLRTCPVRVGGQVDDSQVYFHRLFWTFPPCIQAFRHCKPLVSIDGTHLYGKYGGTLLVAIAQDGNSNILPVAFALVEGENAESWSFFLSHLREHVTPQPGLLVISDRHNGIKAALEAPDGGWLPPAAYRAFCI, encoded by the coding sequence atggctagtgaggagagtttCCTAGTTCTGGTACATTACAGAGGGTCGATTAAGAGAAAAACTCGGTCCGGCGTGAAGTTCACTGATAAGGATCCCCTATGTATTATCGTGACGCCGACAACCACCTACGATGCACTTGTTAGCTCTGTGCTGGAGAAGCTGGGTGTTGAAGGCGTTAAACGGGTCAAGAAGTTTTTCTACCGCATTCCAACAGCGGTGCTCCATGACACCGTGAAGTTTGATTGTTTCACAATCGGTAGTGACGAGGACTTGCAGGTTATGTTTCTTTCTCGTAGGCAGTTTCCCGAGGTAAGGACACCAGAGCTGTTGGCAAAGTTGGTTGATGTGGTATATAGCTCGGGTGGTTCGAACCGGAATGCCACTACTATAGCCGCGGTTGCCGGCTCGAGCTCGAGACCTGCTGTTGCTTCATCCTCTGCTCCTGTGTATGAGCCACCGATGCAGCCTGTTGCGTCCCCTTCGTTTGCCGTTGATCTGAGCGGCAATGTTGGAGACGAGGTTCGGTATGGGGAACATATTCCCACTGAGGTACATTGTCCCACACCGGCTGGTGTTGGTGATGGTTTGTTTGATGATCCAGATGACGATGACGTGGAGCCGGATATGATCGCTGATGAAAGCGGCGATGATGTTGGAACTACTGTTCCGACAAGGGCTATAGGTGGATCTAGTTCTGGCACACAGCAGTATCCACCCCATTTTTCCTCATTGGACCTGGATGCCATGCGGCAAGACGACAATGATCTGCAGGCCTCAGGATTTGGTGCTAGAGATACCGAGGGGTCTGCCGGTATGAACGAGTTCCAGGTTggccaacaatttcaagataaaGATGAGGCACTGTTGAGTGTGAAGACGTACAGTATCCGCCGAGGGGTCCAGTACAAGGTCGTTGAGTCTGACTACCGCAGGTATGTGGGAAAGTGTTCTGAGTTTGGGAACGGGTGCACATGGCTAATTCGGTTGAGTCTCCGACAGCGGAAGGGTATCTGGGAAGTGAAGCGATACAACGGACCGCATACATGTCTTGCCAGCTCCATCTCCAGCGACCATAGGAGTCTGGACTACCATGTCATATCCACCTTCGTTATGCCGATGGTTAGGGCTGATGCAGGTGTGAACATCAAGGTGCTCCAAAATGCCACGGCCGCACACTTTGGGTTCAGGCCTACGTACAGGAGGGTATGGATGGCGAAGCAGAAGGCCGTTGCCGTGATATATGGGGACTGGGACGAGTCGTACAATGAGCTCCCTAGGTGGGTTTTAGGAGTGCAGCTGACGATGCCTGGCACTGTAGCCGTCCTCAGGACTTGCCCTGTTCGAGTTGGGGGACAGGTTGACGATTCTCAGGTTTATTTTCATAGGCTGTTCTGGACTTTCCCCCCTTGTATCCAGGCATTCCGTCATTGCAAGCCTTTGGTGAGTATTGATGGCACCCATTTATATGGGAAGTATGGGGGAACACTGCTAGTCGCCATTGCACAAGACGGAAACTCGAACATCCTCCCCGTGGCATTTGCACTAGTTGAGGGTGAGAATGCTGAGTCAtggtctttctttctttcccacCTCCGTGAGCACGTGACACCTCAGCCGGGTCTGTTAGttatttcagataggcataacGGCATAAAGGCAGCCCTCGAGGCTCCGGATGGGGGATGGCTACCGCCTGCTGCGTACCGGGCGTTCTGCATTTGA